The following coding sequences are from one Nicotiana tabacum cultivar K326 chromosome 1, ASM71507v2, whole genome shotgun sequence window:
- the LOC107800108 gene encoding uncharacterized protein LOC107800108 has product MVCKNPGTFAYMFFAHAASVVGWSYCRTIIAVDATFLKSKYRGVLFVVVSKDANNQIFPIFFGVAESENNKAYIWFFGEMRKAIQVRRELVFLSDRNQSIANGIRKVFPEAHHGICLYHFEKNLKQRHAKATAINLFQSAARSYKREDFNQLMSQLKSIDKKTYNYIMEEPPERWARSWFPRRRYDMLTTNMVESMNSVLLKGREMPILRMFDFIQEKLGEWFYEWRKKANETFHRVSIWAEEEMTKKMDLACKMFVSIFINFTFLYLLQ; this is encoded by the exons ATGGTGTGCAAAAACCCAGGAAC ATTTGCTTACATGTTCTTTGCTCATGCGGCATCAGTAGTTGGTTGGTCCTACTGTAGAACCATTATTGCAGTAGATGCAACATTTTTAAAGTCCAAATATCGTGGTGTTCTATTTGTTGTTGTATCAAAGGATGCAAACAATCAAATCTTTCCTATATTTTTTGGTGTAGCAGAATCAGAAAACAATAAGGCATACATTTGGTTCTTCGGGgaaatgagaaaagcaattcaagtccgTCGTGAATTGGTTTTCTTGTCAGATAGAAACCAATCAATTGCAAATGGGATTAGAAAAGTTTTTCCAGAAGCTCACCATGGTATTTGCCTCTATCACTttgagaaaaatttaaagcaaagACATGCAAAAGCCACGgcaataaatctttttcaaagtgcTGCAAGGTCATACAAACGTGAAGATTTTAATCAGTTAATGTCCCAACTCAAAAGTATTGACAAGAAAACATACAATTACATAATGGAAGAACCTCCAGAGAGATGGGCTCGATCGTGGTTCCCACGGCGACGTTATGATATGCTAACAACAAACATGGTAGAATCAATGAATTCTGTTTTACTAAAAGGGAGAGAAATGCCTATTTTAAGAATGTTTGATTTCATCCAAGAAAAGTTAGGAGAGTGGTTTTACGAATGGAGAAAAAAGGCAAATGAAACTTTTCACAGAGTATCAATATGGGCAGAAGAAGAGATGACTAAGAAGATGGACTTGGCTTGTAAAATGTttgtgagtatatttattaacttcaCCTTTTTATATCTGTTGCAGTGA
- the LOC107777064 gene encoding putative xyloglucan galactosyltransferase GT19, with product MPPLITTNFITLFLIVIFIFTFSANSQDSDLETDCTNKWIHIRHLPPQFNLDLLSNCSEYPLFDNFCPYLPNHGLGQKTHNKSHSWYRTDPFMLELVFHRRMLEYPCLTSDPSHANAIYVPYYGGIDSLKYLFGPEVNSSFQHGLDLYDFLAHVDSPNIWSRNYGHDHFLVMARPAWDFSQPLYNDPIVFGTSFLELPEFYNVTALTLEGRAYPWQEQAIPYPTSFHPPNLAFFESWVNRVRRSRRNTLMLFAGGGGISANPNIRRSIRLECENVTSMSANGTGYQKLCEFVDCSNGICEHDPIRFMKPMLQASFCLQPPGDTPSRRSTFDGILAGCIPVFFEDLSAKKQYGWHLPEEKYEEFAVTIPKEDVVFKGLKVFDVLTSIPRAQVRRMREKVLEMIPRVMYRKHGSSLGLRSKKDAFDIAIEGTLERIKSRLQEVAAQ from the coding sequence ATGCCACCACTAATAACCACAAATTTCATTACCCTTTTCCTAATTGTGATTTTCATCTTCACCTTCTCAGCCAATTCCCAAGATTCTGATCTTGAGACTGATTGCACAAACAAATGGATCCATATTAGACACTTACCACCTCAATTCAACCTTGACTTGTTATCAAATTGCTCTGAATATCCGTTGTTTGATAATTTCTGCCCTTATTTACCAAACCATGGTCTTGGCCAAAAAACTCACAACAAATCACACAGCTGGTATAGGACTGACCCTTTTATGCTTGAGCTTGTGTTTCATCGTAGGATGCTTGAATACCCTTGTCTAACTTCTGATCCTAGTCATGCTAATGCCATTTATGTTCCTTACTATGGTGGAATTGATAGCCTTAAGTACTTATTTGGTCCTGAAGTTAATTCCAGTTTTCAACATGGTCTTGATTTGTATGATTTTTTAGCACATGTTGATTCACCTAATATTTGGAGTAGAAATTATGGTCATGACCATTTTTTGGTCATGGCAAGACCTGCTTGGGATTTTAGTCAACCTTTGTATAATGATCCTATTGTTTTTGGTACTTCATTTCTTGAATTGCCGGAGTTTTACAATGTTACTGCATTGACTCTTGAAGGTAGAGCTTATCCTTGGCAAGAACAAGCTATTCCTTATCCCACTTCATTTCATCCTCcaaatttagcattttttgaATCTTGGGTTAATAGGGTAAGGAGGTCTAGGAGGAATACATTGATGTTGTTTGCTGGTGGTGGTGGAATTTCAGCTAATCCTAATATTAGGAGAAGTATTAGACTTGAGTGTGAGAATGTGACAAGTATGAGTGCTAATGGCACTGGCTACCAAAAGTTATGTGAATTTGTGGATTGTTCTAATGGGATTTGTGAACATGATCCTATTAGGTTTATGAAGCCAATGTTGCAAGCTAGCTTTTGTTTGCAACCTCCGGGGGATACACCGAGTAGACGATCAACGTTTGATGGGATTCTTGCGGGGTGCATTCCTGTATTCTTCGAAGATTTGTCCGCGAAAAAGCAGTATGGTTGGCATTTGCCAGAGGAGAAGTATGAAGAATTTGCAGTCACTATACCTAAAGAAGATGTTGTGTTTAAGGGGTTGAAAGTTTTTGATGTTTTAACCAGTATACCAAGAGCTCAAGTTAGGAGAATGAGAGAAAAGGTTTTGGAAATGATACCTAGAGTTATGTATAGAAAGCATGGAAGTTCACTGGGTTTGAGGAGTAAAAAGGATGCCTTTGATATTGCAATAGAGGGCACTTTGGAAAGAATCAAGTCTAGGCTTCAAGAAGTAGCAGCTCAATAA